A genomic segment from Pistricoccus aurantiacus encodes:
- the rhlB gene encoding ATP-dependent RNA helicase RhlB codes for MSESEKAQASTQNHKPKRRRRKPRRSQSNWDPRQFQVPAVAGKWRFHDFDLPLPLMRAIHALGFEYCTPIQAEALANTLLGGDVVGKAQTGTGKTAAFLIAILAYFLEEEKPDGQLPGAPRALIIAPTRELALQIEKDAKALARFTSLNVASVVGGMDYQKQLDSLRKTLDILVATPGRLLDFQQKKDVDLSQVEVLVLDEADRMLSMGFIPDVKRIIRYTPKKEERQTFLFSATFTQDILNLASQWTQNPAYVEIEVTVENQADIDQRVYLVSDEDKQRLLINLLKQEAFDRVMVFGNRRDLVRKLDGLLRQADINVAMLSGDVPQSQRIKTLERFREGEIQVLVATDVAGRGIHIDDVSHVINYTLPEDPEDYVHRIGRTGRAGAKGVSISFAGEEDAFSLPEIERYINDKLPCEHPPEGLL; via the coding sequence ATGAGCGAGTCGGAAAAGGCCCAGGCCTCAACTCAGAATCACAAGCCCAAGCGTCGTCGGCGCAAGCCGCGTCGCTCCCAGTCGAACTGGGATCCGCGCCAGTTTCAGGTGCCCGCGGTGGCGGGGAAGTGGCGCTTTCACGATTTCGACCTGCCGCTGCCGCTGATGCGCGCCATTCATGCCCTGGGCTTCGAATACTGCACGCCGATTCAGGCGGAAGCCCTGGCCAATACGCTGCTGGGCGGCGACGTGGTGGGCAAGGCGCAGACCGGCACCGGCAAGACCGCTGCCTTCCTGATCGCGATCCTGGCCTATTTCCTCGAGGAGGAAAAACCCGATGGCCAGCTGCCCGGTGCGCCTCGGGCCTTGATCATCGCGCCCACTCGGGAACTCGCCCTGCAGATCGAAAAGGATGCCAAGGCCCTGGCCCGGTTCACTTCGCTTAATGTGGCGAGCGTGGTGGGCGGCATGGATTACCAGAAGCAGCTCGACAGTCTGCGCAAGACCCTGGATATCCTGGTGGCGACCCCGGGGCGGCTGCTGGATTTCCAGCAGAAGAAGGACGTGGATCTTTCCCAGGTGGAAGTGCTGGTGCTGGACGAAGCGGACCGCATGCTGTCCATGGGCTTCATTCCCGACGTCAAGCGTATCATTCGCTACACTCCCAAGAAGGAAGAACGCCAGACCTTTCTGTTCTCCGCCACCTTTACCCAGGACATTCTCAATCTCGCCAGCCAGTGGACCCAGAACCCGGCTTACGTCGAGATCGAAGTGACCGTCGAGAACCAGGCGGATATCGACCAGCGGGTCTATCTGGTCAGCGACGAGGACAAGCAGCGTCTGCTGATCAACCTGCTCAAGCAGGAAGCCTTCGATCGGGTCATGGTCTTCGGCAATCGTCGTGATCTGGTACGCAAGCTGGACGGGCTGCTGCGTCAGGCGGATATCAACGTCGCGATGCTTTCCGGCGACGTGCCGCAGTCTCAGCGTATCAAGACCCTGGAGCGCTTCCGGGAAGGCGAGATCCAGGTGCTGGTGGCGACGGACGTGGCGGGTCGCGGCATTCATATCGACGACGTCAGTCACGTCATCAACTATACCCTGCCGGAAGATCCGGAAGACTACGTTCATCGTATCGGCCGCACCGGTCGCGCCGGCGCCAAGGGTGTCTCGATCAGCTTCGCCGGGGAGGAAGACGCCTTCTCGCTGCCGGAAATCGAGCGCTACATCAACGACAAACTGCCCTGCGAGCATCCGCCGGAAGGCTTGCTATAA